In one Mucilaginibacter ginsenosidivorax genomic region, the following are encoded:
- a CDS encoding ABC transporter permease, with product MNPYTFHISLFDLVFLGAIFIGLTFSLQLGLAKGVNRAANQFIGLALATTVLWMAWVLGVDIRLDSYIPRWSWLPLQFSMAPGPLIYFYVLKITRPEYQFRRKDLLHFSPCLLQLSVWILEVRESIHTAAPAYDTLIFRQLNQVLDIAAFISVSLYLYLSFRLIERFYQQLEFNTVNDRYRYQLRWLHRLLSFFGLLWLLWMPYIAIDYFYYHHQLGIHAYYPLYSLLAVMVIWLAAVAFFRQETSVPAETPALFTPPLPAEMKQRATWLKKAVQTGLYYQDPELSLSSLAEKLGLGTHELSRIINTALKKSFNDFIGEYRVAAVVQKMQDTAYDHITLLGIAFESGFNSKTTFNRTFKQITGKSPAEYKNHQKKEGPSYNSGRSPRSATVISFRETTPMWSPHKLNRNYMFKNYFKIAWRNLTRNKSYAAINIIGMAVGIAVCLVIFIIIQYQTSFDGFHAKKDRTYRVLTEYHHAESANITYGKDVPFPMPLGLKTAFPQIELAPVFASQNDQLITLDNNGNTDQVFKEQRGVFYTDPSFFKIFDFPLLAGSYASLKDPNNVLLTKEVAEKYFGDWKTAIGKTIKLQGGGYIFEHGTDVLKVSGILATIPANTDFQLKLVVAFGTGFTGSYLEKSTDWLNTIPDFGCYVLLPPNTSVENFNQQLRAYSQKVQSPANKDSHIIQPISAVHYDTQVGNYSNKTISHQLLNVLWLIAAFILLIACVNFINLSTAQAVNRAKEVGVRKVLGSSEGQLQTQFIIETFLIVAGAVLIAAVFTILALPYVGGLLELSLSFNIFNNPAIILFLVTVTIVVTALAGFYPSIVLSRFNPVNALKSKLTASPANGISLRRGLVVFQFIIAQALIIGTLVIVKQMNYFMDQPLGFDKDAIVNVPFRVDSLRISRLDYLKQQLLSVNGVQAVSYSSNTPVEDANDTWSSMRFNHALKETDFKAITKFADEGYIPTYKLTLIAGRNLQPSNITKEFLVNESLLKSLGIKKPEDILNKEISIWGDQIKCTVVGVLKDFNDRSFRHDLAPLLVTTNVTMYNQVGVKLATKNIAATLQSVKQILGKTFPDFVYEYKFLDDKIAGFYKQENQLSALYQIFAAIAIFLSCLGLYGLASFMAVQRIKEVGIRKVLGATAGSIVYLFSKEFIMLITIAFAIAAPIAWYYMHQWLQAYAYRIDISWWLFAIGGLAAITIALVTISFQAVKAAKANPVKSLRSE from the coding sequence TTGAATCCATACACATTCCATATCAGCCTGTTCGACCTGGTTTTTCTGGGGGCGATATTTATCGGGCTAACTTTTAGCCTGCAGTTAGGCTTGGCCAAAGGAGTGAACCGGGCCGCAAACCAGTTTATTGGCCTGGCCCTGGCAACTACCGTTTTGTGGATGGCCTGGGTATTGGGCGTTGACATTAGGCTGGATAGCTATATTCCCCGCTGGAGCTGGCTGCCGCTGCAATTTTCCATGGCGCCTGGCCCGCTCATCTATTTTTATGTGCTTAAAATAACCCGGCCCGAATATCAATTCCGACGGAAGGATCTGCTCCATTTTAGCCCATGCCTGCTGCAGCTATCGGTTTGGATATTGGAGGTCAGGGAGAGCATCCATACGGCTGCTCCCGCTTATGATACACTGATTTTCAGGCAACTGAACCAGGTGCTGGATATTGCCGCGTTTATTTCTGTCAGCCTATACTTGTATTTATCTTTCAGGCTGATAGAACGCTTTTACCAACAGCTGGAATTTAATACGGTGAACGACCGGTACCGGTACCAATTGCGGTGGCTGCATCGCTTGCTAAGTTTTTTTGGCCTGCTATGGCTATTGTGGATGCCTTATATCGCCATAGATTATTTTTACTACCATCATCAGTTAGGTATACATGCCTATTACCCGTTGTACTCTTTATTAGCGGTAATGGTCATCTGGCTGGCGGCAGTTGCTTTTTTCAGGCAGGAAACAAGTGTACCGGCCGAAACACCTGCCCTGTTTACCCCACCGCTTCCGGCCGAAATGAAGCAAAGAGCTACCTGGCTTAAAAAAGCCGTACAAACCGGCCTGTACTACCAGGACCCGGAACTCAGCTTAAGCTCGCTGGCCGAAAAGCTTGGGCTGGGTACCCATGAATTATCACGAATCATCAATACGGCACTCAAAAAAAGCTTTAATGATTTCATCGGCGAATATCGCGTTGCTGCTGTTGTTCAGAAAATGCAGGATACCGCTTATGACCATATCACCCTGTTGGGCATTGCATTTGAATCGGGCTTCAATTCTAAAACAACTTTTAACCGTACGTTTAAACAAATAACCGGCAAAAGCCCGGCTGAATATAAAAACCACCAGAAAAAAGAAGGCCCATCTTATAATTCGGGGCGTTCGCCCCGCTCTGCGACGGTAATTTCGTTCCGGGAGACCACCCCTATGTGGTCTCCTCACAAATTAAATCGCAATTATATGTTCAAAAATTATTTTAAAATAGCCTGGCGTAACCTTACACGTAATAAAAGCTATGCGGCTATTAACATTATTGGTATGGCTGTTGGCATTGCCGTTTGCCTGGTAATTTTCATCATCATACAATATCAAACCAGCTTTGATGGCTTTCATGCAAAAAAAGACCGCACTTATAGGGTGTTAACCGAGTACCATCATGCCGAATCGGCGAATATTACCTACGGGAAAGATGTCCCTTTTCCAATGCCATTAGGGTTAAAAACGGCTTTCCCTCAAATAGAATTAGCCCCGGTTTTTGCAAGCCAGAATGATCAGTTAATTACGCTTGATAATAATGGAAATACCGACCAGGTATTTAAAGAGCAGCGCGGCGTATTTTATACCGATCCGTCATTTTTTAAAATATTTGATTTTCCGCTGCTTGCAGGTTCGTACGCTTCATTAAAAGACCCTAACAATGTATTGCTTACCAAAGAGGTGGCAGAAAAATATTTCGGCGACTGGAAAACGGCAATTGGTAAAACCATTAAATTGCAGGGAGGCGGCTACATATTTGAGCACGGTACCGATGTATTGAAAGTTTCGGGCATCCTGGCCACCATACCGGCAAATACCGATTTTCAGCTGAAACTGGTGGTTGCCTTTGGAACCGGTTTTACAGGGAGTTACCTGGAAAAATCTACCGATTGGCTGAACACCATTCCCGACTTTGGTTGCTATGTTTTGTTGCCGCCCAACACGTCCGTCGAAAATTTTAACCAGCAATTACGGGCTTATTCACAAAAGGTACAATCACCTGCCAATAAGGATAGCCATATTATACAGCCAATAAGCGCGGTGCATTATGATACACAAGTGGGTAATTACAGCAATAAAACCATCAGCCATCAGCTGCTAAATGTATTGTGGCTGATTGCGGCATTTATCCTGTTAATTGCCTGCGTAAACTTTATCAACCTATCTACCGCGCAAGCTGTTAACCGGGCAAAAGAGGTTGGTGTACGTAAGGTTTTAGGAAGCAGCGAAGGCCAGTTGCAAACCCAGTTTATTATTGAAACATTTTTGATAGTTGCCGGCGCTGTATTAATTGCAGCAGTATTTACCATTTTGGCATTGCCTTATGTGGGTGGACTGTTGGAACTTTCGCTCTCGTTCAATATATTCAACAACCCCGCCATTATTTTATTCCTGGTAACGGTAACAATTGTTGTAACCGCACTCGCGGGTTTTTATCCATCCATCGTTTTATCGCGGTTTAACCCGGTTAATGCTTTAAAAAGCAAGCTTACGGCAAGCCCGGCAAACGGAATTTCGTTACGGCGGGGGCTGGTAGTGTTTCAATTCATCATTGCGCAGGCGCTCATCATCGGCACGCTGGTTATTGTAAAGCAAATGAATTATTTCATGGATCAGCCGTTGGGCTTTGATAAAGATGCCATTGTAAATGTGCCGTTCCGGGTAGATAGTCTTCGCATCAGCAGGCTGGATTATTTAAAGCAGCAATTATTATCGGTAAACGGTGTGCAGGCAGTAAGCTACAGCTCAAACACGCCGGTTGAAGATGCCAATGATACATGGAGCAGTATGCGGTTTAACCATGCCCTAAAAGAAACCGATTTTAAGGCGATAACCAAATTTGCCGACGAGGGATATATACCAACTTATAAATTAACGCTGATAGCCGGCCGAAATTTGCAGCCATCCAACATAACAAAAGAGTTCCTGGTTAATGAATCGCTCCTGAAAAGTTTAGGAATAAAAAAGCCGGAAGATATATTGAACAAGGAGATAAGCATTTGGGGCGACCAGATAAAATGTACTGTTGTTGGCGTGCTGAAAGATTTTAACGACAGATCATTCCGGCATGACCTTGCACCATTACTTGTAACTACAAATGTAACCATGTACAACCAGGTTGGCGTAAAGCTGGCAACCAAAAACATCGCCGCCACGCTGCAATCGGTTAAACAAATATTAGGGAAAACGTTTCCGGATTTTGTTTACGAATACAAGTTTTTGGATGATAAAATTGCCGGTTTTTACAAACAGGAAAACCAGCTATCGGCTTTATATCAAATTTTTGCGGCAATAGCCATATTCCTTAGCTGCCTGGGTTTATATGGCCTGGCCTCATTTATGGCGGTGCAGCGCATAAAAGAAGTTGGTATCCGTAAAGTTCTTGGTGCTACCGCCGGCAGTATAGTTTATTTGTTTTCAAAAGAATTTATCATGCTTATTACCATAGCCTTTGCTATTGCCGCACCCATTGCATGGTATTACATGCACCAATGGCTACAGGCTTACGCTTACCGTATTGATATAAGCTGGTGGCTATTTGCCATAGGCGGCCTGGCGGCCATAACCATTGCACTGGTAACCATAAGTTTCCAGGCCGTGAAGGCTGCAAAAGCAAACCCGGTGAAGAGTTTGCGGAGCGAATAA
- a CDS encoding LolA family protein: MKKTILYTLLALTICTNAFAQKDAQAKVILNQVSAKYKSYDLIKADFSFTLDNQQAGVKETQTGTLISKAKAGKYRVTLYSSASAKDVDKEIISDGKSQWTYLKKDKEVQVGDAGKGGDGLSNPSQIFTIYEKGYKYLYTGEQKIAGKAYQAIDLTPENEKASIFKVRLLVDKAKKQIYSALLFDKNGNKYNYVVKSFTPNAPIADSTFGWDAKAHPGVEVVDLR, from the coding sequence ATGAAAAAAACAATCTTATACACCCTGTTAGCGCTAACTATCTGCACCAATGCTTTTGCCCAGAAAGATGCCCAGGCTAAAGTGATTTTAAACCAGGTAAGCGCCAAATACAAATCATACGATCTTATTAAAGCCGATTTTTCTTTCACCCTTGATAACCAGCAGGCCGGCGTAAAAGAAACCCAGACAGGTACGCTGATATCAAAAGCGAAAGCCGGCAAATACAGGGTTACTTTATACAGCTCAGCATCGGCAAAGGATGTGGATAAAGAGATCATCAGCGATGGTAAAAGCCAGTGGACTTACCTTAAAAAAGACAAAGAAGTACAGGTAGGCGATGCAGGCAAAGGCGGTGATGGGTTAAGCAATCCTTCGCAGATTTTTACCATCTACGAAAAAGGCTATAAATACCTTTACACCGGCGAACAAAAAATTGCCGGCAAAGCATACCAGGCTATCGACCTGACACCCGAAAACGAAAAAGCGAGCATTTTTAAAGTACGCCTATTGGTTGATAAAGCTAAAAAACAGATCTATAGCGCCCTTTTATTCGATAAAAACGGCAACAAATACAACTATGTTGTAAAAAGCTTTACCCCCAACGCTCCTATTGCCGACAGTACATTTGGCTGGGACGCCAAAGCACACCCCGGCGTTGAAGTGGTTGACCTGAGGTAG
- a CDS encoding acyltransferase family protein — protein sequence MSSPETIPLNISGKHKLLGLDHLRALAITYVLLFHYQIFAHPDWENKVGGFGWTGVDLFFVLSGFLIAGQLFSTVAKGKAISMREFFAKRFFRIIPPYLLILGLYAAFPVLREREQMAPLWKYLTFTFNFGLDYRYTGTFTHSWSLCVEEQFYLVLPLMFWLFGYFKGGRKAIYLLIALFLAGFAIRYFNWHHFVEPASTSDHFGAFFNKYIYYSTINRLDGLLVGVGIAGAYTFYPAFKAAINKYANMVMLAGLLVLIAAYFVCTPQAAFSTAIWGYPLIALGYGLIVAAIVCPGNFLYHIKSKVTSQIATLSYGIYLSHKLIIHVTQALLEKAGLDKNGNLMMLCCFCACIVGALVLRYLVERPTMRLRDRVLQRWKQETA from the coding sequence ATGTCATCTCCCGAAACTATTCCGTTAAATATATCAGGTAAGCACAAACTGTTAGGGTTAGATCACTTGCGGGCGTTGGCTATTACCTATGTTTTATTGTTCCATTACCAGATTTTTGCACACCCGGACTGGGAGAACAAAGTGGGTGGTTTCGGGTGGACAGGTGTAGACCTGTTTTTTGTTTTAAGCGGTTTTTTGATAGCGGGACAGCTTTTTAGTACAGTTGCAAAAGGGAAAGCGATTTCCATGCGGGAGTTTTTTGCCAAGCGCTTTTTCAGGATCATTCCGCCTTACCTGTTAATACTGGGCTTGTATGCAGCTTTCCCGGTTTTACGCGAGCGCGAACAAATGGCGCCGCTTTGGAAATACCTGACGTTTACATTTAATTTCGGTTTAGATTATCGTTACACAGGTACGTTCACCCACTCCTGGTCGTTATGTGTAGAAGAACAGTTTTACCTGGTGCTGCCACTAATGTTCTGGTTGTTTGGCTATTTTAAGGGAGGACGGAAAGCTATATACCTGCTCATCGCTTTGTTTTTGGCAGGTTTTGCTATCCGTTATTTCAACTGGCACCACTTTGTTGAACCGGCGTCAACATCTGATCATTTCGGGGCTTTTTTTAATAAATACATCTACTATTCAACTATAAACCGGCTGGATGGCTTGCTGGTTGGGGTAGGTATAGCCGGTGCTTATACATTTTACCCGGCCTTTAAAGCAGCAATAAATAAATATGCCAACATGGTGATGTTGGCTGGGTTACTGGTTTTAATTGCGGCTTATTTTGTTTGCACACCACAGGCTGCCTTTAGTACCGCCATTTGGGGATACCCTTTAATTGCATTAGGATACGGGCTGATAGTAGCGGCAATAGTATGCCCGGGTAATTTTTTGTATCATATCAAATCGAAAGTAACATCGCAAATTGCTACCCTTTCTTACGGCATATATCTTAGCCATAAATTAATCATTCACGTTACCCAGGCCCTTTTGGAGAAGGCCGGATTGGATAAAAATGGCAACCTGATGATGTTGTGTTGTTTTTGCGCTTGTATTGTTGGTGCTTTGGTGTTGAGATACCTGGTTGAAAGACCAACAATGCGGTTGAGGGATAGGGTGCTACAGCGATGGAAGCAGGAAACGGCCTGA
- a CDS encoding FtsK/SpoIIIE family DNA translocase — MPVKANQFKSNSFKDDNQPRQPGGKAEKEKEAKKLLPKMPRFDMENGRGVKIAGLFSLLLAIYFLIAFTSYLFTWQEDQSYISSTNGGWHNLATGKTVQEIADTGTPHIAQNWLGKFGALLSNQFIYEWFGVASFLFVFVFFVLGYRLLFKVRLFSLPKTIAYSIFSIVFVSTAIGYFHAFIIDYPHFLEGGFGYWSNRLLDAQIGPAGTGGLLVFAALTVLVIAYNIDFKIPSRKEKKVTPIAVEDISPEPVELIDDEIDLPVEWPRGNRVKDIPLSPVNVVKPEPVKQQPLEQTPVYHEPIVLTPTSTAKADPEDETEIPLTIDVNRPLPELSVEKADDLKAQELVNQFGIYDHRLDLATYKFPHLDLLENHGSNKISVNAEELEANKNKIVETLNHYNIEIDKIKATIGPTVTLYEIIPAPGVRISKIKNLEDDIALSLAALGIRIIAPMPGKGTIGIEVPNQHPEMVSMRSILMTEKFQNTTMDLPIALGKTISNEVFIADLAKMPHLLVAGATGQGKSVGINAILVSLLFKKHPAELKFVLVDPKKVELTLFRKIERHFLAKLPDEADAIITDTKKVVNTLNSLCIEMDQRYDLLKDAQVRNLKEYNAKYVNRKISNPEKHRYLPFIVLVIDEFADLMMTAGKEVEVPIARIAQLARAVGIHLVIATQRPSVNIITGTIKANFPSRLAFRVLSKIDSRTILDAGGADQLIGRGDMLFSTGSDLIRLQCAFVDTPEVEAISDFIGNQKGYPTALLLPEYLGEGETSSPKEYDPDDRDPMFEEAARLIVLHQQGSTSLIQRKMKLGYNRAGRIIDQLEAAGIVGAFEGSKARDVLYPDEYSLERYLETLQKGKD; from the coding sequence ATGCCGGTAAAAGCAAATCAGTTTAAATCAAATAGTTTTAAGGACGATAATCAGCCACGCCAGCCAGGCGGCAAGGCCGAAAAAGAGAAGGAAGCCAAAAAACTGCTCCCTAAAATGCCCCGCTTTGACATGGAAAACGGGCGTGGCGTAAAAATAGCGGGCTTATTTTCGCTTTTGTTGGCCATCTATTTCCTTATCGCCTTTACATCGTACCTGTTTACCTGGCAGGAAGACCAAAGTTATATTTCATCAACCAATGGCGGCTGGCATAACCTGGCCACCGGCAAAACCGTGCAGGAAATTGCCGATACCGGTACGCCGCATATTGCCCAAAACTGGCTGGGTAAATTTGGCGCGCTGCTAAGCAACCAGTTTATTTATGAATGGTTCGGCGTAGCATCGTTCCTGTTTGTGTTTGTATTTTTTGTGTTGGGTTACCGCCTGCTGTTTAAAGTAAGGCTTTTTTCGCTTCCTAAAACAATCGCTTACTCTATTTTCAGTATTGTATTTGTATCAACAGCCATTGGCTATTTTCACGCGTTTATAATAGATTACCCTCACTTTTTAGAGGGCGGCTTTGGCTACTGGAGCAACCGGTTGCTTGATGCTCAGATAGGGCCTGCAGGTACCGGCGGCCTGCTTGTATTTGCTGCGCTTACCGTGCTGGTTATCGCTTATAACATCGATTTTAAAATACCTTCCCGCAAGGAAAAAAAGGTTACCCCGATAGCTGTCGAAGATATATCACCAGAACCCGTTGAACTGATTGACGACGAAATTGACCTACCCGTTGAATGGCCCCGCGGCAACCGTGTAAAAGATATACCCCTAAGCCCGGTTAACGTTGTTAAACCCGAGCCTGTAAAACAGCAGCCGCTGGAGCAAACACCGGTTTATCATGAGCCTATTGTGCTTACACCTACCAGTACCGCAAAAGCGGACCCCGAGGACGAAACCGAAATACCCCTTACTATCGACGTTAACCGCCCTTTGCCCGAATTAAGTGTTGAAAAAGCCGACGATTTAAAAGCGCAGGAACTGGTAAACCAATTTGGCATTTATGACCATCGGCTTGACCTTGCCACCTACAAATTTCCGCACCTTGATTTGCTGGAAAACCATGGTTCAAACAAAATTTCGGTAAATGCCGAAGAGCTGGAAGCCAACAAAAACAAAATTGTTGAAACGCTGAACCATTATAACATCGAGATTGATAAAATAAAAGCCACCATTGGCCCAACGGTTACCTTATACGAAATTATACCTGCACCAGGTGTCCGCATCTCCAAAATCAAAAACCTGGAAGATGATATCGCCCTGAGCCTGGCCGCCTTGGGTATCCGTATCATCGCGCCTATGCCTGGCAAGGGAACTATTGGTATCGAGGTGCCTAATCAACACCCCGAAATGGTATCGATGCGGTCGATCCTGATGACCGAGAAGTTTCAGAACACCACGATGGATTTGCCTATTGCTTTGGGTAAAACCATATCAAACGAGGTTTTTATAGCCGATTTGGCCAAAATGCCCCACTTACTGGTTGCTGGTGCTACCGGCCAGGGTAAATCGGTTGGTATAAATGCCATATTGGTTTCTTTGCTATTTAAAAAACACCCCGCCGAACTGAAATTTGTACTGGTTGACCCTAAGAAGGTGGAACTTACACTTTTCCGTAAGATAGAAAGGCACTTTTTGGCCAAGCTACCCGATGAGGCCGATGCCATTATTACCGATACCAAAAAAGTGGTAAATACCCTTAACTCGCTTTGTATCGAGATGGACCAGCGTTATGATTTGCTGAAGGATGCGCAGGTACGTAACCTGAAAGAGTATAACGCAAAATATGTTAACCGTAAAATAAGCAACCCCGAAAAACACCGTTACCTGCCATTTATAGTGCTGGTAATTGATGAATTTGCCGATTTGATGATGACAGCCGGTAAAGAGGTAGAAGTACCTATAGCCCGTATTGCCCAGCTGGCCCGTGCCGTGGGGATACACCTGGTTATTGCAACGCAAAGGCCATCGGTAAATATTATTACGGGTACTATTAAGGCCAACTTCCCATCCAGGCTGGCATTCAGGGTGCTATCTAAAATAGATTCGCGTACCATTTTGGATGCGGGCGGCGCCGATCAGCTGATTGGCCGCGGGGATATGTTATTTTCAACCGGCAGCGACCTTATCCGCTTACAGTGCGCCTTTGTGGATACACCAGAGGTTGAGGCCATATCTGATTTTATAGGTAACCAAAAGGGTTACCCTACCGCCCTGTTACTGCCGGAATACCTTGGCGAAGGCGAAACCAGCAGCCCTAAAGAGTACGACCCGGATGACCGCGACCCGATGTTTGAAGAAGCAGCCCGTTTGATTGTATTGCACCAGCAGGGGTCAACATCGCTCATTCAGCGTAAAATGAAACTGGGCTACAACCGCGCCGGCCGGATTATTGACCAGCTGGAAGCCGCCGGCATTGTGGGCGCCTTTGAAGGCAGCAAAGCCCGTGATGTACTGTACCCCGACGAATACAGCCTTGAACGATACCTGGAAACCCTTCAAAAAGGCAAAGATTAA
- a CDS encoding sterol desaturase family protein: MSTFFNYILDFFKGFFGWGSWGSLTDIVKSGNYGRLLTYEGFQAMLFPIMPFLLLLEIIRGAFYKRFNVIHYKLSFFSFVLNSFISRFLVIAMVVFCIGKFEKYAIFKTTFTWYWFIYGYIVWEFAHFLYHYFGHKVRLFWCLHSTHHAPESMNIAISNAHFFLEAPYADFIRTTVCILLGVSPVMLSVIMFIDGIWGTFIHIGENAMKDARLGFLNNIILTPSHHRVHHARNVTYMDTNFCNLLPIWDRVFGTYQNEDRNIPIEYGISRPMIKNSFLDAYFGEIVALAKDVYKAPGIKNKFLYIVMPPGWSHTGDHKMTTVVKKKYFEELEKQKVGEKQKEESVLM; encoded by the coding sequence ATGAGTACTTTTTTCAATTACATACTTGATTTTTTTAAAGGCTTTTTTGGCTGGGGCAGCTGGGGTAGCTTAACCGACATTGTAAAATCGGGCAATTACGGCAGGCTGCTTACCTACGAAGGTTTCCAGGCTATGCTATTCCCCATCATGCCTTTTTTGTTGCTGCTCGAGATAATTCGCGGCGCTTTTTATAAACGTTTTAATGTTATCCATTATAAACTGTCGTTTTTTTCGTTTGTTTTAAACTCCTTTATCAGCAGATTCTTGGTCATAGCTATGGTAGTGTTTTGTATTGGTAAGTTCGAAAAATATGCCATATTCAAGACCACTTTCACCTGGTATTGGTTTATATATGGCTATATAGTTTGGGAGTTTGCCCACTTTTTGTACCACTATTTTGGTCATAAGGTAAGGTTGTTCTGGTGCCTGCACTCCACTCACCACGCGCCCGAAAGCATGAATATCGCCATCAGCAATGCGCATTTCTTTTTAGAGGCTCCATATGCCGATTTTATCCGTACTACAGTTTGTATTTTATTAGGTGTTAGCCCGGTTATGCTAAGTGTTATTATGTTTATTGATGGCATTTGGGGCACCTTTATCCACATTGGCGAAAATGCCATGAAAGATGCCCGCCTGGGTTTCCTGAACAATATTATCCTTACGCCATCGCACCACCGGGTGCACCACGCCCGCAACGTAACCTATATGGATACCAACTTTTGCAACCTGCTCCCCATCTGGGACCGTGTTTTTGGTACCTACCAAAACGAAGACCGCAACATCCCCATAGAATATGGCATTAGCCGCCCCATGATCAAAAACAGTTTCCTGGATGCTTACTTTGGCGAAATAGTGGCTTTAGCCAAAGATGTGTACAAAGCCCCCGGTATCAAAAACAAATTCCTGTACATTGTAATGCCCCCCGGCTGGAGCCATACCGGCGATCATAAAATGACCACCGTTGTAAAGAAAAAATATTTTGAGGAGCTGGAGAAGCAGAAGGTTGGAGAGAAGCAAAAGGAAGAAAGTGTATTAATGTAA
- a CDS encoding ankyrin repeat domain-containing protein encodes MSIEQVEEYIAAADLTGLAQLLAQNPKLATTLTSQRVSPLMLSCYYKKPGVTELLLKYSGELTMFEAAAAGKLDLIANLVYDKPNSLDDYADDGFTALGLACYFGHYDVARYLVLKGADVNRPSNNGFHVYPLHSACAGSYTQIARMLIENGALINIKQQAGATPLHSAAQNGNTELLILLLENGAEINTRMEGGKLPADLAREKGFDEIAEILE; translated from the coding sequence ATGAGTATAGAACAGGTTGAAGAGTACATTGCTGCTGCCGATTTAACCGGACTGGCACAGCTGCTTGCCCAAAACCCTAAGCTGGCCACAACATTAACCAGCCAGCGGGTTTCGCCGCTGATGTTGTCATGCTATTACAAAAAGCCAGGCGTAACCGAACTATTGTTAAAATACAGCGGCGAGCTCACCATGTTTGAGGCCGCCGCTGCCGGTAAGCTTGATTTGATAGCCAACCTTGTTTATGACAAACCCAACTCGCTTGATGATTATGCCGATGATGGTTTTACCGCCCTTGGGCTGGCCTGCTATTTTGGCCACTATGATGTAGCCCGCTACCTGGTGCTAAAAGGGGCCGATGTTAACCGGCCTTCAAACAACGGTTTCCATGTGTATCCCTTACATTCGGCGTGTGCGGGCAGCTATACGCAAATAGCCAGGATGCTGATAGAAAACGGGGCCCTTATCAACATCAAACAACAGGCCGGCGCCACTCCGCTGCACTCGGCAGCCCAAAACGGCAACACCGAGCTGTTGATACTATTACTGGAAAACGGCGCCGAAATTAATACCCGCATGGAAGGCGGCAAACTCCCCGCAGATCTGGCCCGCGAAAAAGGTTTTGATGAGATTGCGGAGATATTGGAATAG
- a CDS encoding antibiotic biosynthesis monooxygenase — protein MEKVITRIWHGRTKATDADLYLKYVEDTGIAEYKNIKGNLSAEIWRKTDGDVCHFWTVTKWDSYDSIKLFAGKDYEKARYFEQDANYLLEFEEYVQHMEAFIY, from the coding sequence ATGGAAAAAGTAATCACACGGATCTGGCACGGCCGTACAAAAGCCACCGATGCCGACTTATACCTTAAATATGTTGAAGATACCGGCATCGCCGAATACAAAAACATAAAAGGCAACCTATCTGCCGAGATATGGCGCAAAACAGACGGCGACGTTTGCCATTTCTGGACGGTTACCAAATGGGATTCCTATGACTCCATTAAACTGTTTGCCGGGAAAGATTATGAAAAGGCCAGGTATTTTGAACAGGATGCCAATTACCTGCTGGAGTTTGAAGAATATGTACAGCATATGGAAGCCTTTATTTACTAA
- a CDS encoding energy transducer TonB has protein sequence MKTLLLTSLICLVFFASYGQNKKVSAKKKAERHVYDSVEKPPEPVGGLGDLTRLISRNLKFPNTCADYAGKIIVNFVIEPDGSIDNKTVMRDPSGDKHLFADQVFKIIESVKWKPGRLNGKPVATWYALPLTICLGSDD, from the coding sequence GTGAAAACACTCCTGCTTACTTCATTGATATGCTTAGTTTTTTTTGCAAGCTATGGACAAAATAAAAAAGTATCAGCAAAAAAGAAAGCGGAGAGGCATGTTTACGACTCAGTTGAAAAACCTCCTGAACCTGTTGGAGGGTTAGGGGATTTGACCAGGCTGATTTCCCGAAATTTGAAATTCCCTAATACTTGCGCTGATTATGCTGGTAAAATAATTGTGAACTTTGTTATTGAACCAGACGGAAGTATCGACAATAAAACAGTTATGCGAGACCCATCCGGCGATAAGCATTTATTTGCCGATCAGGTTTTTAAAATAATCGAATCTGTAAAATGGAAACCCGGTAGGCTGAACGGCAAACCTGTAGCTACCTGGTATGCTCTGCCGCTTACAATCTGCCTGGGAAGTGATGATTAA